One part of the Ochrobactrum quorumnocens genome encodes these proteins:
- a CDS encoding peroxiredoxin gives MLGIGDKLPSFKVTGVKPGFNFHEENGVSAFEEVTEASFEGKWKVIFFYPKDFTFVCPTEIAEFARLASDFEDRDAVVLGGSTDNEFVKLAWRRDHKDLDKLPIWSFADTNGSLVDGLGVRSPDGVAYRYTFVVDPDNTIQHVYATNLNVGRAPKDTLRVLDALQTDELCPCNREVGGETLKAA, from the coding sequence ATGCTCGGTATCGGTGACAAGCTTCCTTCTTTCAAAGTAACTGGCGTTAAGCCTGGCTTCAACTTCCACGAAGAAAACGGCGTTTCGGCTTTTGAAGAAGTTACCGAAGCAAGCTTCGAAGGCAAATGGAAGGTCATCTTCTTCTACCCTAAGGACTTCACTTTTGTCTGCCCAACCGAAATCGCTGAATTCGCACGTCTGGCTTCGGATTTCGAAGACCGTGACGCAGTTGTTCTCGGTGGTTCGACCGACAACGAATTCGTGAAGCTCGCATGGCGCCGCGATCACAAGGACCTCGACAAGCTGCCAATCTGGTCGTTTGCTGACACCAACGGTTCGCTGGTTGACGGCCTCGGCGTTCGTTCGCCAGATGGCGTTGCTTACCGCTACACCTTCGTCGTCGATCCGGACAACACGATCCAGCACGTTTATGCAACCAACCTCAATGTTGGTCGCGCTCCTAAGGACACGCTGCGCGTTCTCGACGCTCTGCAGACCGACGAGCTTTGCCCATGCAACCGCGAAGTCGGTGGCGAAACGCTCAAGGCTGCTTAA
- a CDS encoding carboxymuconolactone decarboxylase family protein, giving the protein MSIDDLKSKIPDFAKDVRLNLSSMASDETLTPQQKYGLFIACGIASRNADVRKALVAEAAGKVDASVVQAAKSAASIMGMNNVYYRFVHLATNKDYRTMPAKLRMNVIGNPGVDKVDFELWSLAVSAINGCGMCIDAHEDVLRKANVTTEVIQTAARFASIIQSVAIALEAADTE; this is encoded by the coding sequence ATGTCCATTGATGATCTGAAGTCAAAAATCCCGGATTTCGCCAAGGATGTTCGTCTCAACCTTTCTTCCATGGCGAGCGATGAAACGCTGACGCCACAGCAGAAATACGGCCTGTTCATTGCCTGCGGTATTGCTTCGCGCAATGCGGATGTGCGCAAGGCGCTGGTTGCTGAAGCAGCTGGTAAGGTTGATGCGAGTGTTGTGCAGGCTGCAAAGTCGGCTGCATCGATCATGGGCATGAACAATGTCTATTATCGCTTCGTGCACCTGGCCACCAACAAGGATTATCGCACCATGCCAGCCAAGCTGCGCATGAACGTTATCGGTAATCCAGGTGTGGACAAGGTCGATTTCGAACTGTGGTCTCTGGCCGTTTCGGCAATCAATGGCTGTGGCATGTGCATTGACGCGCATGAAGACGTATTGCGCAAAGCAAATGTGACAACCGAAGTGATCCAGACCGCCGCGCGTTTCGCGTCGATCATCCAGTCGGTTGCGATTGCTCTGGAAGCTGCTGATACCGAATAA
- a CDS encoding MFS transporter translates to MTVAQAVVPKKNSARRVLAASMIGTTIEFFDFYIYATAAVIVFPHLFFPASDGNSALLQSLATFAIAFFARPIGGALFGHFGDKVGRKATLVAALMTMGISTVAIGFLPTYESIGVWAALLLALCRLGQGLGLGGEWGGAVLLATENAPEGKRTWYGMFPQLGAPVGFILATGIFLILAELLTEEQFMSFGWRIPFIASALLVGVGLFIRLKIAETPEFQKAIDKAERVEVPVATLFKKHKASLFLGTIGAVATFVLFYLMTVFSLGWGTRALGYSREQFLILQMVGVIFFGLTIPLAALLSDKYGMRPVMIIVTVLIGLYGFIMAPLFLSGTVGVLAFLVIGFGLMGLTYGPIGAALAEPFPTSVRYTGASLTFNLAGILGASVAPYIATWLATHYSFDYVGYYMSAAAVVSLIGFAFISFKRGE, encoded by the coding sequence ATGACTGTCGCTCAAGCAGTTGTTCCGAAGAAAAATTCTGCGCGCCGCGTTTTGGCCGCGAGCATGATCGGCACAACAATCGAATTTTTTGACTTTTATATTTATGCCACCGCTGCGGTAATCGTTTTCCCGCACCTTTTCTTCCCGGCAAGTGACGGCAACTCCGCGTTGCTCCAATCTCTGGCAACATTCGCAATTGCCTTCTTCGCACGTCCTATCGGCGGCGCGCTGTTTGGCCATTTCGGCGATAAGGTCGGCCGTAAGGCGACGCTCGTGGCAGCACTCATGACCATGGGTATTTCCACAGTCGCAATCGGCTTCCTGCCAACTTACGAATCCATCGGCGTATGGGCAGCTCTGCTGCTTGCTCTCTGCCGTCTGGGTCAGGGCCTTGGTCTTGGTGGCGAATGGGGCGGTGCTGTTTTGCTCGCGACTGAAAATGCGCCGGAAGGCAAGCGCACTTGGTACGGCATGTTCCCGCAGCTTGGCGCACCTGTCGGCTTCATTCTCGCAACAGGCATCTTCCTGATCCTTGCTGAGCTGCTGACTGAAGAACAGTTCATGTCTTTTGGCTGGCGTATTCCGTTCATCGCCAGTGCTCTTCTGGTTGGTGTTGGCCTCTTCATTCGTCTGAAGATCGCTGAAACACCAGAATTCCAGAAGGCGATAGATAAGGCTGAACGCGTCGAAGTTCCGGTCGCAACCCTGTTCAAGAAACATAAGGCGAGCCTTTTCCTCGGCACCATCGGCGCTGTTGCAACTTTCGTTCTGTTCTACCTCATGACCGTGTTCTCACTTGGCTGGGGTACGCGCGCGCTAGGCTACAGCCGCGAACAGTTCCTTATTCTGCAGATGGTTGGCGTGATCTTCTTCGGCCTCACCATCCCGCTTGCAGCACTGCTTTCCGATAAATACGGCATGCGCCCGGTTATGATCATCGTCACAGTCCTGATCGGTCTGTATGGCTTCATCATGGCTCCACTCTTCCTCAGCGGAACTGTTGGCGTTCTTGCCTTCCTCGTTATCGGTTTTGGCCTGATGGGACTGACCTATGGTCCAATTGGCGCAGCTCTTGCTGAACCATTCCCGACCTCAGTTCGCTATACGGGCGCGTCACTTACCTTCAATCTGGCAGGTATTCTCGGCGCATCGGTTGCTCCATATATCGCAACGTGGCTCGCAACCCACTATAGCTTCGACTATGTTGGCTACTACATGTCTGCCGCCGCAGTCGTCTCATTGATCGGCTTTGCATTCATTTCGTTCAAACGCGGTGAATAA
- the cueO gene encoding multicopper oxidase CueO, producing the protein MTSMTRRRLLTLGASAAALSVVWPFEAFAQDAHQQHMQHGAAEAQTKAQALPIPSLIEPDAAGLVKLKVQKGRHSFIEGSGAASAGINGTYLGPVVRLKNGEAVTLSVENGMDEETTLHWHGLFVPSILDGGPHNVIAAGKSWEPKVTVNQPASFNWFHPHLHGDTARQAHMGIAGLMIVTDGKDSERGLPESYGIDDIPLVLQDRRVVDGDKVYQPDIMDLMHGFRGDTLIVNGVIAPQAQVPASIVRLRILNGANARNFHVRLSDDQPLHVIGSDGGYISKLDTVQRLTISPGERYEVLVDFSKSKGTLDLLTASDDSGGDDLSLMQFIVDDKIDGPVKALPATLDGPDKPDEKLSVRRRSYFFDERMAENMKLMMGGMSSDPHAGHNMPAISDHDMHSGRNNTDTGPALQALTSGVQMAIAEKPFDMSRIDAEVKLGSWEIWELMTKEMAHPFHIHGASFRILSLNGEAPPVHQTGWKDTALINGKAEILVHFDREATRDHPFMFHCHVLEHEDVGMMAQFVTA; encoded by the coding sequence ATGACGAGTATGACTCGCCGCCGTCTGCTGACGCTTGGTGCAAGCGCGGCTGCTTTATCTGTCGTCTGGCCTTTTGAGGCCTTCGCGCAAGACGCCCATCAGCAACATATGCAGCATGGTGCAGCCGAGGCACAAACAAAAGCACAGGCTTTGCCGATCCCGTCACTAATAGAACCGGATGCCGCAGGCCTTGTGAAGCTGAAGGTTCAAAAGGGGCGACATTCCTTCATCGAAGGAAGTGGTGCGGCTTCAGCAGGGATTAACGGGACTTATCTTGGTCCGGTTGTCCGCTTGAAGAATGGAGAGGCGGTCACGCTTTCCGTTGAAAATGGTATGGATGAGGAAACAACCCTTCATTGGCATGGTCTTTTCGTTCCCTCCATTCTGGACGGTGGGCCGCATAATGTGATCGCAGCAGGTAAAAGCTGGGAGCCGAAAGTTACCGTCAATCAGCCTGCTTCGTTTAACTGGTTCCATCCGCACCTGCATGGGGACACCGCCCGACAGGCGCATATGGGCATTGCCGGGCTGATGATTGTTACGGATGGCAAGGATAGTGAACGTGGCCTGCCTGAGAGCTACGGAATTGATGACATCCCGCTCGTATTGCAGGATCGCAGAGTTGTCGACGGAGACAAGGTTTATCAGCCCGATATCATGGATCTGATGCACGGCTTTCGCGGCGACACGCTAATCGTCAATGGTGTGATTGCCCCACAAGCGCAAGTTCCGGCATCCATTGTGCGGTTACGTATTCTGAACGGTGCCAATGCGCGCAATTTCCATGTGCGTCTCAGCGATGATCAGCCATTGCACGTCATCGGATCGGATGGTGGCTATATAAGCAAGCTCGATACAGTCCAACGCCTGACGATCAGCCCGGGCGAGCGCTATGAAGTTCTGGTCGATTTTTCCAAATCGAAAGGCACTTTGGATCTGCTCACGGCCAGCGATGACAGCGGTGGTGACGACCTGTCTTTGATGCAGTTCATCGTGGATGACAAAATCGACGGTCCGGTGAAAGCTTTGCCTGCCACGCTTGATGGTCCCGATAAGCCTGACGAAAAGCTTTCGGTGCGCAGGCGGTCATATTTCTTCGATGAACGTATGGCCGAAAACATGAAGCTTATGATGGGCGGTATGTCGAGCGATCCACATGCCGGGCATAACATGCCAGCTATTAGCGATCACGACATGCATTCGGGTCGGAACAATACCGACACCGGCCCTGCATTGCAGGCGCTCACATCAGGCGTTCAAATGGCCATCGCGGAAAAGCCTTTCGATATGAGCCGCATTGATGCCGAAGTTAAGCTTGGATCGTGGGAAATCTGGGAGCTGATGACCAAAGAAATGGCGCATCCGTTCCATATCCACGGAGCGTCGTTCCGCATTCTTTCGTTGAATGGCGAGGCACCGCCGGTCCATCAAACAGGCTGGAAAGATACGGCTCTGATCAATGGCAAGGCCGAAATTCTGGTTCATTTTGATCGCGAAGCTACGCGCGATCATCCGTTCATGTTCCACTGTCACGTGTTGGAACACGAAGACGTTGGTATGATGGCGCAATTCGTAACGGCCTGA
- the sodC gene encoding superoxide dismutase family protein translates to MRSFVLASSIALIAAPAFAQDVTVKMYEALETGQGKEMGTVTVSQGAGGLSFKADLNGLPGGEHGFHVHEKGSCAPAEQDGKMVPAQAAGGHYDPEGSKHHMGPEGHGHMGDLPLLKADADGKVSETVVAPRLKSLDDIKGRALMVHMGGDNYADQPKPLGGGGARFACGVIE, encoded by the coding sequence ATGCGATCTTTCGTTCTAGCTTCATCGATAGCACTTATTGCAGCACCAGCCTTTGCCCAAGACGTGACCGTTAAAATGTACGAGGCTCTGGAAACCGGGCAGGGGAAGGAGATGGGAACCGTAACCGTGTCCCAAGGCGCTGGCGGCCTTTCATTCAAAGCGGATTTAAATGGACTTCCCGGTGGTGAACATGGCTTCCATGTTCATGAAAAGGGCAGTTGTGCGCCTGCGGAACAGGATGGGAAAATGGTTCCGGCTCAAGCCGCCGGTGGCCATTACGATCCGGAAGGTTCGAAACACCACATGGGTCCGGAAGGTCATGGTCATATGGGCGATTTACCGCTGTTGAAGGCTGATGCGGACGGTAAGGTCAGTGAAACGGTTGTTGCGCCACGCCTTAAGTCACTGGACGACATTAAAGGTCGAGCACTGATGGTGCATATGGGTGGAGACAACTATGCCGACCAACCCAAGCCACTTGGTGGTGGCGGTGCGCGTTTTGCCTGTGGCGTAATTGAGTAA
- a CDS encoding NAD(P)/FAD-dependent oxidoreductase translates to MGPITDKVATAERLPQGTKVAVIGGGVIGVSTALFLAERGIPVALFEKGEIAGEQSSRNWGWCRRTGRDSREMPLIVESMRLWEGMNERTGRETGFRVTGIAYTAEKEEEVERYSQWIKIASQHGIETELLSSKQATSLAPGLTRPLKGGMITPLDGRAEPQKAVPAFAAKAQELGAVILQNCAVRGIETTNGRVSAVLTEKGRVACEAIVVAGGAWSRLIISDFKARLPQLKVKSSVFRTAPIEADVDPAIAFSDFALRKRLDGGYTVASLGGSIADIVPDSFRFFRDFLPSHSTEWKSLRFRFGERFFEEAFQWKLRPADQVSVFEKIRILDPEPHRAANAAVLAKLKAAIPSFASATIAQEWAGLIDTMPDVIPVISPLPDIDGLIVATGFSGHGFGIGPGAGRLVADMVSGETPVVDPSPFHISRFSDGSKIRIENWG, encoded by the coding sequence ATGGGGCCGATCACCGACAAGGTGGCAACCGCCGAGCGTTTGCCACAGGGAACGAAGGTCGCCGTTATCGGTGGTGGTGTGATCGGTGTATCGACAGCTCTTTTCCTGGCAGAGCGTGGCATTCCTGTCGCTTTGTTTGAGAAAGGCGAAATTGCAGGCGAACAATCAAGTCGCAATTGGGGTTGGTGCCGCAGAACCGGACGCGACAGTCGAGAAATGCCACTTATTGTCGAGAGTATGCGCCTCTGGGAAGGTATGAATGAACGTACGGGCCGCGAAACCGGGTTTCGTGTTACGGGTATCGCTTATACCGCCGAGAAGGAAGAAGAAGTCGAGCGCTATTCGCAGTGGATTAAAATCGCCAGTCAACACGGTATTGAAACAGAACTCTTAAGCAGCAAACAGGCGACCAGCCTTGCCCCCGGACTCACGCGTCCGCTCAAAGGCGGTATGATCACCCCACTCGATGGGCGTGCTGAACCACAGAAAGCAGTTCCTGCCTTCGCAGCCAAAGCGCAAGAACTGGGTGCCGTCATTCTGCAAAATTGTGCGGTGCGCGGCATTGAAACAACCAATGGACGCGTTTCCGCAGTCCTGACCGAAAAAGGCCGCGTTGCCTGTGAGGCGATTGTGGTGGCAGGCGGGGCCTGGTCGCGGTTGATCATATCGGACTTCAAGGCCCGCCTTCCGCAACTCAAAGTCAAATCATCGGTGTTTCGCACTGCCCCTATTGAGGCAGACGTCGATCCGGCAATTGCGTTTTCAGATTTCGCGCTGCGTAAGCGGCTCGATGGCGGCTACACGGTCGCGAGCCTTGGTGGCTCGATTGCGGATATCGTACCTGACAGTTTCCGTTTTTTCCGGGACTTCCTTCCATCGCACTCGACCGAATGGAAATCTTTGCGTTTTCGCTTCGGTGAGCGGTTCTTCGAGGAAGCCTTCCAATGGAAGCTTCGGCCCGCAGATCAAGTTTCGGTCTTTGAAAAAATCCGCATACTTGATCCTGAACCGCACCGCGCTGCGAATGCGGCAGTATTGGCCAAACTCAAGGCTGCTATTCCATCCTTTGCATCAGCAACAATTGCTCAGGAATGGGCCGGTCTCATTGATACTATGCCGGATGTCATACCAGTAATTTCACCCCTGCCCGATATTGATGGTCTTATCGTTGCAACAGGGTTTTCGGGGCATGGGTTTGGCATCGGGCCGGGTGCCGGGCGACTGGTTGCAGATATGGTCAGCGGCGAAACGCCAGTGGTTGATCCGTCGCCGTTCCATATTTCGCGTTTCTCTGACGGTTCAAAAATCCGCATAGAGAATTGGGGTTAA
- a CDS encoding ABC transporter ATP-binding protein, whose amino-acid sequence MDARTLQNTRLDRNTAPALTLSGICRQFGTVRAVDDVSLDVQPGEIICLVGHSGCGKTSLLRIVAGIDAPDEGQLTMSGKTLVSSSIFVEPEKRNIGVVFQDYALFPHLTVRENVLFGLRKMRKDEAKARVDELLALVGLVAMADRYPHMLSGGEQQRVALIRALAPKPDLLLMDEPFSNLDRGLRARVRSETIALLRALGTPVIIVTHEAEEALSTGDRVVLMRSGKIIQAGPARELHNQPATRYAADFFCDFNALDGRVDDVSVQTPVGALALPDNMRQTGDVAVYLRPRDIEVISTETKVQDGLCGRIESRTYLGETEELTVYLDDQNVRLRVRTDQYIAAGATHVCVQIDWSKALVFAKNE is encoded by the coding sequence ATGGACGCACGCACTCTGCAAAACACCAGACTGGATAGGAATACTGCTCCGGCGCTGACGCTTTCAGGCATATGTCGCCAGTTTGGTACGGTGCGCGCCGTTGATGATGTTTCGCTTGATGTTCAACCGGGAGAGATCATCTGTCTCGTCGGTCATTCCGGCTGCGGCAAGACCTCGCTCTTAAGGATTGTTGCAGGGATCGACGCGCCGGATGAAGGTCAGCTTACCATGAGTGGTAAGACGCTCGTCAGTTCTTCTATCTTCGTAGAGCCCGAAAAACGCAATATAGGCGTCGTGTTTCAGGATTATGCGCTCTTCCCGCATCTGACGGTAAGGGAAAATGTGCTGTTCGGTTTGCGTAAGATGCGCAAGGACGAGGCGAAAGCACGAGTTGATGAATTACTTGCGCTGGTTGGTCTGGTAGCAATGGCGGATCGTTATCCGCATATGCTTTCGGGCGGAGAGCAGCAGCGGGTCGCTCTTATCAGAGCGTTGGCACCAAAGCCTGATTTGCTGCTGATGGATGAACCTTTTTCCAATCTTGATCGCGGTTTGCGTGCGCGTGTCAGAAGCGAGACTATTGCTTTGCTTCGTGCATTGGGTACGCCAGTCATTATTGTGACGCACGAGGCTGAAGAAGCCTTGTCCACGGGCGACCGCGTGGTGTTGATGCGTTCTGGAAAGATCATTCAGGCCGGTCCAGCCCGCGAACTCCATAACCAGCCTGCAACGCGCTACGCTGCGGATTTCTTCTGCGATTTTAACGCCCTCGATGGGAGGGTAGATGATGTTTCCGTTCAGACACCTGTCGGCGCATTGGCATTACCAGATAATATGCGACAAACCGGAGATGTCGCCGTCTATTTGCGCCCAAGAGATATAGAAGTCATATCTACTGAGACTAAAGTACAAGACGGATTGTGCGGTCGCATCGAAAGCCGCACCTATTTGGGCGAAACGGAAGAGCTGACTGTCTATCTGGATGATCAGAACGTCCGCCTCCGTGTGCGGACAGATCAGTATATTGCCGCCGGAGCAACGCATGTCTGTGTGCAGATCGACTGGAGCAAAGCGTTGGTTTTTGCAAAAAATGAGTAA
- a CDS encoding Fe(3+) ABC transporter substrate-binding protein gives MPKIARAGLALMAATFLSGAANANEVNIYTTREPGLIQPLLDAYKEKTGTTVNTVFLKDGLAERVASEGDKSPADILMTVDAGNLVDLVDKGLTQPVESQALKDAVPEQLRDANGNWFGLSMRARVVYADKDLELDKITYEELADPKWKGKICIRAGQHPYNTALIADYIAHHGAEKTEEWLTGLKANLARKAAGGDRDGAKDIVGGICDIAVANSYYVGLMRSGKSGDEQKAWGDGIKVILPTFQDGGTQVNISGAAVAKNAPNKDEAVKLLEYLASDEAQQLYAKANYEYPVKTGAPVDPIVASFGELKIDKVPLSEIVKHRKQASELVDKVGFDN, from the coding sequence ATGCCCAAGATCGCGCGTGCTGGACTGGCTCTTATGGCGGCGACGTTTCTCTCAGGTGCAGCCAATGCAAATGAAGTAAACATTTATACGACGCGTGAACCTGGCTTGATCCAGCCTCTGCTGGACGCCTATAAGGAAAAGACCGGAACGACCGTTAATACTGTTTTCCTGAAGGATGGCCTTGCCGAGCGTGTGGCATCTGAAGGTGACAAATCGCCAGCCGATATTCTCATGACGGTCGATGCGGGCAATCTGGTTGATCTTGTCGACAAGGGCCTCACCCAGCCGGTCGAATCCCAGGCTCTGAAAGATGCAGTGCCTGAACAACTTCGCGATGCCAATGGCAATTGGTTCGGCCTGTCGATGCGCGCTCGCGTTGTCTATGCAGACAAAGATCTCGAACTCGACAAGATCACCTATGAAGAACTGGCTGATCCGAAGTGGAAGGGCAAGATCTGCATCCGTGCTGGCCAGCATCCATATAACACCGCGCTGATTGCTGATTACATCGCTCATCACGGTGCAGAAAAGACCGAAGAATGGCTGACTGGCCTCAAGGCTAATCTGGCGCGTAAGGCTGCCGGTGGTGACCGTGACGGCGCCAAGGATATTGTTGGCGGCATCTGCGATATCGCAGTCGCGAACTCCTATTACGTTGGCCTGATGCGCTCAGGTAAAAGCGGCGACGAGCAGAAGGCATGGGGCGATGGCATCAAGGTCATCCTGCCAACGTTCCAGGACGGCGGCACGCAGGTAAACATCAGCGGTGCTGCTGTTGCCAAGAATGCGCCAAACAAGGACGAAGCTGTCAAGCTTCTCGAATACCTTGCTTCGGACGAAGCTCAGCAGCTGTATGCAAAGGCCAATTACGAATATCCGGTCAAGACAGGCGCTCCAGTTGATCCAATTGTTGCATCCTTTGGCGAGCTGAAGATCGACAAGGTGCCGCTTTCGGAAATCGTAAAGCATCGCAAGCAGGCCAGCGAACTGGTCGACAAAGTCGGCTTTGATAACTAA
- a CDS encoding ABC transporter permease: MPYRSRSGSSWLWLSGLIALLVCLPVLALVVEALRGSSGFWGHLFSTIFATAFTDTVILLAGVGFITALVGTSAAWLVTAYDFRGRGVLEWALLLPLAVPTYIVAYAYLDILHPIGPVQSAIRFVLGYDTPRQFRLPDIRSMTGCIILLGFVLYPYVYIPTRAMFLTQSASLIEAARTLGVSRRGIFWHVALPLARPAVAVGVSLALMETLNDVGAAEFLGVRTLTVSIYTTWVTRFDLPGAAQLALALLLLVVALVSIERWARRKQRFSSNIRHSRGFEPLRVSGINGLWLFVLCAAPIIVGFIMPATYLVIEAVKRIRFAGISPRLASEAFNTVMLASVATVLVLLFGMVVAYAMRLFPGTASRWFYRFSTMGYAAPGTVIAIGIMIVSGAVDRLFDGVFSYFFGISTGLLLISTGAAIIYAYVARFLAISAGGIDAGLERIPQSLDHASRTLGRGVTTTFRQIHLPLSKTAIVAAGLLVFVDCVKELPATLLLRPLNIETFATHLYGEAARGTYEEASVAALAIVAVGILPVILLARVGRRLGGQRS, encoded by the coding sequence ATGCCTTATCGCAGCCGTTCCGGGAGCAGCTGGTTGTGGCTTTCAGGACTGATTGCACTGCTGGTTTGCTTGCCTGTTTTGGCATTGGTTGTGGAAGCGCTTCGTGGCTCTTCCGGCTTTTGGGGCCATCTGTTTTCAACAATTTTTGCGACGGCCTTCACTGATACGGTTATCTTGCTGGCGGGTGTCGGGTTTATCACCGCGTTGGTTGGCACGTCTGCAGCCTGGCTTGTAACGGCATATGATTTTCGCGGTCGTGGCGTGCTCGAATGGGCGCTTTTGCTGCCCCTCGCGGTTCCTACTTATATTGTCGCTTACGCCTATCTCGATATTCTGCATCCGATCGGACCAGTACAGAGTGCGATCCGCTTTGTGCTTGGCTATGATACGCCACGCCAGTTTCGCTTGCCGGATATAAGATCTATGACCGGTTGTATTATCCTGCTCGGCTTCGTTCTCTATCCTTATGTCTATATTCCGACACGGGCGATGTTCCTCACACAATCGGCCAGCCTGATTGAAGCAGCGCGCACATTGGGCGTTAGCCGCAGAGGAATTTTCTGGCACGTGGCATTGCCACTCGCGCGTCCCGCTGTTGCCGTCGGTGTAAGCCTCGCTTTAATGGAAACGCTCAATGACGTTGGTGCCGCCGAGTTCCTTGGCGTTCGGACATTGACGGTATCGATCTACACAACATGGGTCACGCGCTTTGATTTGCCCGGTGCTGCACAGCTCGCCCTAGCGCTTTTGTTATTGGTTGTCGCACTTGTATCAATCGAGCGCTGGGCGCGGCGCAAGCAACGCTTCTCATCCAATATTCGCCACTCGCGTGGGTTTGAACCGCTTAGGGTAAGCGGCATCAATGGCCTTTGGCTTTTTGTGCTCTGTGCCGCTCCAATAATCGTCGGCTTTATCATGCCTGCGACCTATCTCGTAATTGAGGCGGTTAAACGCATACGTTTTGCGGGCATTTCTCCCCGCCTTGCCAGTGAAGCGTTCAACACGGTGATGCTGGCTTCGGTCGCAACTGTTCTGGTCCTGCTGTTTGGTATGGTGGTGGCTTATGCGATGCGGCTCTTTCCGGGAACTGCCTCGCGGTGGTTCTACCGTTTTTCGACCATGGGCTATGCGGCACCCGGCACGGTGATTGCAATTGGCATCATGATCGTTTCAGGTGCGGTCGATCGGCTGTTCGATGGGGTCTTCAGTTACTTTTTTGGTATTTCAACGGGGCTGCTGCTGATCAGTACAGGCGCTGCCATTATCTACGCCTATGTAGCGCGCTTTCTGGCAATCTCTGCCGGAGGTATAGATGCGGGGCTCGAACGCATTCCACAATCGCTTGATCATGCGTCACGCACTCTGGGGCGAGGGGTAACGACAACATTCCGCCAGATACATCTGCCGCTTTCAAAAACGGCTATCGTTGCTGCTGGGCTTCTGGTGTTTGTTGATTGCGTGAAGGAGCTGCCTGCAACGCTTCTGTTACGCCCGCTCAATATAGAGACTTTTGCCACCCATCTTTATGGCGAGGCTGCGCGTGGAACCTATGAAGAGGCGTCAGTTGCAGCATTGGCAATTGTGGCAGTTGGCATATTGCCGGTTATTCTGCTCGCCCGCGTGGGACGCCGTTTGGGTGGACAACGCAGTTAA
- a CDS encoding TIGR01244 family sulfur transferase: MDIRQIDDNYSVTGQISPDDVRDIAAEGFQTIICNRPDGEGGEDQPSFAEVAKVAEKAGIKTYYIPVVGGQLTQENVDDMASALTEAEGPILGYCRSGARSTNIYGIVQNQKRG, translated from the coding sequence ATGGATATTCGGCAGATCGACGACAATTACTCAGTCACCGGCCAAATTTCGCCAGATGATGTGCGTGATATTGCGGCTGAAGGTTTTCAGACGATTATCTGCAATCGTCCCGATGGTGAAGGCGGTGAAGATCAGCCAAGCTTCGCCGAAGTTGCCAAAGTTGCCGAAAAGGCTGGCATCAAGACCTATTACATCCCGGTTGTTGGCGGCCAACTGACCCAGGAGAATGTCGATGACATGGCCTCGGCTCTCACTGAAGCCGAAGGCCCTATTTTGGGCTATTGCCGTTCAGGCGCCCGTTCTACGAATATCTACGGTATCGTCCAGAACCAAAAGCGCGGATAA